The nucleotide sequence GCCCGCACCGCCGCCCGCTCCTGCTCGGCAGTCACCTCGATGTAGCTCTGACTCGTCGCCAGACTCGCATGCCCCAACAGACGCATGATCTCCGGCGCGCTCGCCCCGTCCTCCGCCAACCGGGTCGCGAAGGTGTGCCGCAGCGCGTGCAGCCGCGCTCCCGGCGGCACCCGGTCGGTGATCCCGGCCCGCCGATAGCAGGACTCCACCAGATACTGCAGGCCACCTCGGCGCAGCGGCGCCCCCTGCCGGTCCACCAGCAGCACCGAGTCCGGCCCGACGGTACGGGCGCCGAACCGGCGACGCCGGCTCTCCAGGTAGTCCACGACCACCCGGTCGAGTTCCGGCTCCACCGGAATCAGCCGGGACCGGCTGCCCTTGCCGGTCACCTCGATCCGGCGCTCACCGTCCCGGCCGACCAGCGAACCCGTGCGCAATGCCAGCAGCTCGGCCAGGCGCAGCCCGGCGCAGAGTGCCAGGGCCAGCACCGCGAGGTCCCGCTCCGGCCACGGATCACGCTGCCGCCGGTCGGGCCGGGCCACCCCGTCCAACAACTGCTCCGGCGTGCGTTCGCCGCGCAGCGGTTTCGGTGGGGCAGGAGGCACCCGGGGCTTGTCGACGGCCGGCATCGGGTTGCCGCCGAGCACCTGCTCGGCCACCAGGAAGTCGAAGAAGCCGTTCCAGGTGGACCAGGCCCGGTAGATCGACGCGGCGGCCCGGGGAGCGGCGAACCTCGCGAACGCCGCGCGCAGCGACCGGGCGGTCAGGGCACTGACCGGCAGCGCCGGCAGGGGGAGGGGAGTGGCCAGGCCGTCGGCGACCAACCGGGCGACCGCCAGCAGATCCCGGCGGTACGCGGCCAGCGTGTGCGGGGACGGCTTGCGGGTGGCTCGGGAGATCAGGAACTGTTCGACCAGGGGGAGTAGTAGAAAGTCCTCTTTGTCCTGCATAACGAATATTATGCATGATTTAGGACGATCGAGCGATAGGCGATCTTGATCGGTCGCGACGGGCGACGATCTCCGGGTGGGAGAGAGGGGGTGTCCCACCCGGGGTCGCTGCGGCCGGTACGGAGCGCGGTCACTCCAGCGGCGCGCGGCTGTCGTCGGGGCGATCGTGGGGCGACTTCTGCCAGACCGAGACGTGCGCGCGACTCTCGCCGGTGAACGGCGTACGGTGCCAGTCGCTCCAGCGCCCGACCAGCCGCAACCCGGCCAGCCTCGCCATCAGGTCGAGTTCGGCGGGCCAGACGTAGCGGTGGGGCGAGGAGAACGTACGCAGCCGCTCGTCCAGCACCCAGTAGTGGCGCGAGTACGCCAGCTGCGCCGTCAGGTCGTACTCCTCGAAACCGAGGTGGGTCGGCGTGGCGGTGAAGACCCGTACGGTCTCACCGGGAGGCAACTGGCGAATCCCCGGGATGTAGTTCTCCACCACGAAACAGCCGCTGGGCTCCAGGTGCCGGGCGGCGTTGCCGAACGCCGCCACCTGCTCGTCCTGGCTGGTCAGGTTCGTGATCGTGTTGCGCACCAGGTACACGACGCGGAACGTCGCGTCGACCCGGGCGGTGGCCAGGTCGCCGACGGTGACACCGACGTCTCCGCCGCCGGGATGGGACCGGAGCTGGTCGACCATGGCGCGGGACAGCTCGATCCCGTGCACGGGCACGCCCCGGCGGGTAAGCGGCACCGCGAGGCGCCCGGTGCCGACGCCGAATTCGAGCGCCGGACCGGTGCCGGCCAGCTCGGCCAGGAAATCGACGGCCGGGTCGACGACGGCGGGGTCGAACAGCTCCGGCCAGAGCGTCTCGTACCGCTGCGCGATCCACTCGTCGAAGAAGGTCTCGGCCATACCGCGAAGCGTCGCTCCGACCATCCGGCGCCGCCACCGATTTCCCGCCCGCCGTGCCCCGGTCGGGGCGGCCCGAAGTTGGCAGGTTGACATAATGTACATTATCGACCTCGCGTTATCGCTGTCGAGCGAGGGCTTCCCGGCGGCTCGGCCGCCCCGACGACAGCCTCCGACTCGACGGCCGCTGTCGCTTCGGTCGCGCCGCCTGGACGCACGTCGCCGACCAGTGGCGACCACCGTCGGGATTGCCGGCGGCCTCTCGGTGGCCTCGTGTCCCGCGTGCCGCCGAGGGTCCTCATGGGTGCGCCGTTCGGCGTCGAACACGTGTGCTCCCCCCTGTGGCGGTGGCTTTCGTGCGGCCCTGTTATGCAACCGGCGGTTGCGCGTCGCTGAGTGGATCGGCTAGCGTGATGTGCAACCAAACGTTGCGGAAAGGTGGCAGACATGGAGTTCGGAACGATCGAGCGGGAGATCCACGTCGACGCGGCACCCGAGGTCGTCTTCGACGTGGTCAGCAGTCCCGAGCATCTGCGCGAGTGGTGGCCGGACGAGGCGGAGTACCCGGCGGTGCCCGGCGGTGCGGGCCGGATCGGCTTCGGGGACTTCTCGCCGGACGGGACCTGGGTGCAGTTCGCGGTCGTCGACGCCGTACCGCCGCGGCTCTTCTCCTTCCGGTGGACGCACGACGAGGGGCAGCGTGCCGTGCCGGGCAATTCGCTGCTGGTCGTCTTCGAACTGGAGCCGGCGGATGGTGGGACGCGGCTGCGGATGACCGAGAGCGGCTTCCGGGAGCGCGGCTGGGACGAGGCGAAGGCCGCCGCCGAGTACGCCGATCATGTCACCGGCTGGGACTTCTACCTGCCGCGACTGCCGGTGTACGCGGCACGGGTCGGTGCGGGCGCCCGACGGTGAGGGTGGACGACGACCTCTGGTCGGCGGTCGGCGACCCGATCCGGCGTCGGATGCTCGACCTGCTGCTCAGTGCGGGCGGCGGGACGGCGACCAGCCTGAGCGAGCGGTTGCCGGTGACCCGGCAGGCGGTGGCGAAGCATCTGGTCGTCCTCGACCGGGTGGGTCTGGTGCGGGCCAGCACCGTCGGCCGGGAGCGGCAGTTCCGGGTCGACCAGGCCCAGCTCGCCCGTGCTGTCGCCCAGCTCGCCGAGGTGGGGACCGCCTGGGACGCCCGGCTGCGCCGGATCAGGCGCATCGCGGAGGCGGTACAGCGCGACCGGGACCCGGATGGGGACGGGACAGCGGACGGGGACCGGTCGGCAGAAGGGGGATGACTCGCTGCGCACCCGGTCGGCTCCGCCGGTGCCGGTGCCGGTGCCGGCCGCGACCGGCACGGCGACGGGGGCCCGTCCGGGCACCGCGAACGGCGGTGCCCGGACGGGGATCGTCCGGGGTGACGGCGGTCAGCGGCCGACGTAGGCGGCGAGGTGCTGGCCGGTGAGGGTGGTACGGGCGGCGACCAGGTCGGCGGGGGTGCCTTCGAAGACGACCTGGCCGCCGTCGTGGCCGGCGCCGGGGCCGAGGTCGACGATCCAGTCGGCGTGCGCCATGACCGCCTGGTGGTGTTCGATGACGATCACCGACTTGCCGGAGTCGACGAGCCGGTCGAGCAGGCCGAGCAGTTGTTCGACGTCGGCGAGGTGCAGGCCGGTGGTCGGTTCGTCGAGGATGTAGGTGCCGCCCTTGCTGCCCATGTGGGTGGCGAGTTTGAGCCGCTGCCGCTCGCCGCCGGAGAGGGTGGTGAGGGGTTGGCCGAGGCTGAGGTAGCCGAGTCCGACGTCGGCGAGCCGGTCGAGGATGCTGTGCGCGGCGGGTGTCTTCGCGTCGCCGGTGCCGAAGAACTCCTCGGCTTCGGTGACCGACATCGCGAGTACTTCGGCGATGTTGCGGCCGCCGAGGGTGTATTCGAGTACGGAGGCCTGGAACCGCCTGCCTTCGCATTCCTCGCAGGTGGATTCGACGGTGGCCATGACGCCGAGGTCGGTGTAGATCACCCCGGCGCCGTTGCAGGTGGGGCAGGCGCCTTCGGAGTTGGCGCTGAACAGGGCCGGCTTGACGCCGTTGGTCTTGGCGAACGCCTTGCGGATCGGGTCTAGCAGTCCGGTGTAGGTGGCCGGGTTGCTGCGCCGTGAGCCGCGGATGGCGACCTGGTCGATCGAGATGACCCCGTCGCGGCCGGCGACGGAGCCGTGGATGAGTGAGCTCTTGCCGGAGCCGGCGACGCCGGTGACGACGCAGAGCACTCCGGTCGGGATGTCGACGTCGACGTCGCGCAGGTTGTGGGTGGCGGCGCCGCGGATCTCCAGTTTGCCGGTGGGGGTGCGTACGGTTTTCTTGAGGGTGGCGCGGTCGTCGAGGTGTCGGCCGGTGACGGTGTCGCTGCGGCGTAGTCCGTCGACGGTGCCTTCGAAGCAGACGGTGCCGCCGTTGGTGCCGGCGCCGGGGCCGAGGTCGACGACGTGGTCGGCGATGGCGATCGTCTCGGGTTTGTGTTCCACGACGAGTACGGTGTTGCCCTTGTCCCGCAGGCGCAGCAGTAGGTCGTTCATCCGTTGGATGTCGTGCGGGTGCAGTCCGATCGTCGGTTCGTCGAAGACGTAGGTGACGTCGGTGAGGGCGCTGCCGAGGTGGCGGATCATCTTGGTGCGTTGCGCCTCTCCCCCGGACAGTGTGCCGGAGGGGCGGTCGAGGGAGAGGTATCCGAGTCCGATCTCGGCGAAGGAGTCGAGCAGGTGTTGCAGGCCGGCGAGGAGCGGGGCGACCGATGGTTCGTCGAGGTCGCGGATCCAGTCGGCCAGGTCGCTGATCTGCATGGCGCAGACGTCGGCGATGTTCTTACCCTTGATCTTCGAGGAGCGGGCTTCCTTGCTCAGCCGGGTGCCGGCGCATTCGGGGCAGGTGGTGAAGGTGATCGCCCGGTCGACGAAGGCGCGGATGTGCGGTTGGAGTGCGTCGACGTCCTTGGACAGGAACGACTTCTGGATCTTGGGGATCAGTCCTTCGTAGGTCAGGTTGATCCCGTCCACCTTGATCTTGGTGGGTTCCTTGTGCAGCAGGTCGTGCAGTTCCCGCTTGGTGTACTTGCTGATTGGCTTGTCCGGGTCGAAGAAGCCGCAGCCGCGGTAGATGCGGCCGTACCAGCCGTCCATGCTGTAGCCGGGGATGGTGAGGGCGCCCTCGTTGAGGGAGAGACTGTCGTCGTAGAGCGCGGTCAGGTCGAAGTCGGTGACCGAGCCCATCCCCTCGCAGCGCGGGCACATGCCGCCGAGCCGGGTGAAGGTCGCCTTCTCCGTCTTGGTCTTGCCGGCGCCGCGTTCCACGGTGATCGCACCGCTGGCCTTCACCGAGGGGACGTTGAACGAGTACGCGTTCGGCGAGCCGATGTGCGGGTCCCCGAGCCGGCTGAAGAGGATCCGCAGCATGGCGTTGGCGTCGGTCGCGGTGCCGACCGTGGAGCGGGGGTTGGCGCCCATCCGTTCCTGGTCGACGATGATCGCCGTCGTCAGCCCGTCGAGCAGGTCGACCTCGGGTCGGGACAGCGACGGCATGAAGCCCTGTAGGAAGGCGCTGTAGGTTTCGTTGATCAGCCGCTGTGACTCGGCGGCGATGGTGCCGAACACGAGTGAGCTCTTGCCGGAGCCGGAGACGCCGGTGAAGACCGTCAGCCGGCGCTTCGGGATCTCGACGTCGACGTCCTTGAGGTTGTTCTCCCGGGCGCCCTGTACCCGGATCAGGTCGTGACTGTCGGCGGCGTACGGGGCCGACGCCCCGGTCTCGGTGGCCATGCTTATCGAATCTCCATCGGGCTCTGCGGTCGGGATCGGTGGTGGTCGTCCTGGACGCCCCGGTCAGCCGATCTGGTTGATCCGGATCAGGTTGCCGGTGGGGTCCCGGAAGGCGCAGTCGCGGATGCCGTACGGCTGGTCGGTCGGCTCCTGGACGACGTCGGCGCCGCTGGCCTGGAGCCGGTCGAAGACGCCGTCGAGGTCGTGGGTGGCCAGGGTGATGGCAGTGTAGGTGCCCTTGGCGATCAGTTCGAGGATGGTGCGCCGCTCGTCGTCGGTGATGCCGGGGTCGGCGGCCGGCGGGTGCAGCACGATGGAGGTGCCCGGCTGTTCGACGGGGCCGACGGTGATCCACCGCATTCCGGAGTATCCGACGTCGTTGCGGACCTCGAAGCCGAGGACGTCGCGGTAGAAGCCCAGGGCGGCGTCCGGGTCTGTCTGCGGAAGGAAGGCCGAGTGAATGGTGATGTCCATGCCGGTCACGCTAGTTGTGGCCGCACGGGCCCCGCTTCTCGATTCCTGATCGGTCTGGTCACCTGTTTGGCCAGGCAGGACGGCAATTCGCCGGTCCCGTCCGCCACCCGGGCCCGGTAGGTGCTCGGCGGCATGCCGACCAGTTCGGTGAAGCGGGTGCTGAAGGTGCCCAGGGAGGAGCAGCCGACCGTGAAACAGACTTCGGTGACGCTGAGGTCGCCGCGGCGCAGCAGCGCCATCGCGCGCTCGATGCGCCGGGTCATCAGGTACGAGTAGGGCGACTCCCCGTAGGCCTGCCGGAACTGGCGGCTGAGGTGGCCGGCGGACATGTTCACGCCCCGGGCCAGCGCCTCGACGTCCAGCGGCCGTGCGTGCTCCCGGTCGATGCGGTCGCGGACGCGGCGCAGCCGGGCCAGGTGCCGCAGGTGCTGTTCGGCGGAGGTGCTGGTCACCTGGGCGATGGTGCCATGTCGTGGCAGGGGTTGCCCAGGTGGCGGCTGCCGGTCGTCGGGTTTGTACCTGTGACCTGCTGTCCGGTGCCGTTTCCGCGTTCTGTCCGAACCGCGGGATTCCGGCTGGCCGGTCAGCGGCCACCGGCGACGCGGAGCACGGTGCCGGTGGTGTAGCTGGCGCCGGGGCCGAGCAGCCAGGTGATCGCGGCGGCGACCTCGTCGGGTTCGCCGGCCCGGCCCAGCGGGATGGCGGCGGCGGCCTGGTCCGGCCGGTCCGGTTGACCGGAGCGGGCGTGGATCTCGGTGCGGATGATGCCGGGGGCGACGGCGTTGACCCGGATGCCGCGCGGGCCGAGTTCCTTGGCCAGGCCGACGGTCAGGGTGTCGGTGGCGGCCTTGACCGCGGCGTAGTGCACGTACTCGCCGGGGCTGCCGAGGGTGGCGGCGCCGGAGGAGACGTTGACGATGGCGCCGCCGGGACGCATCCGGCGGGCGGCCTGTTGGGCGCAGAGGACGTACCCGATCAGGTTGACGTCGACGACGTGCCGCAGGTCGTCGACGGTGAGCTCGGTGAACGGGCCGATCGGGCTGGTGACGCCGGCGTTGTTGACCAGGCCGGTCAGCTCGCCGAGTTCGCCGGCCCGGTCGAAGAGCCGGGTCACCTGGTCGGGGTCGGTGGTGTCGGCGCGGACGGCGAGGCAGCGGCGTCCGGCGGCGGTGACGTCCCGGACCACCTCGTCGGCGGCGGTGCCGTCGCTTCGGTAGCAGAAGACCAGGTCGTGCCCTTCGGCGGCGAGCTGGCGCACGGTCGCGGCGCCGATCCCCCGGCTGCCGCCGGTCACCACCGTCAGTGGAGTCACGCGTCGTCTCCCTCGCTCGTCGCGTCGCGTCGTCGGGCCGTCCGGTGCCCCGGGGGTCCGGTAGCAGGCGATCCTGCCAGGCGCGGGCCGGTCGGGGCGGATCGGGGCCGGCCGGTACGCTCCCCCGGTTCTGTTGATCTCGGATCGGTGTGTCCGTCTCGACGTTGTCGGGCCGGCCTGGTAGTAAGTCAGAAATCAAACAGGTGTACGGAAGAGGGGTTCGATGGCTGCCGCGCGTACCGCCGACCAGGGGTTGTCCACCGAGGAGTTGCAGCAGATCAGGGACGCGTTGGCGGGCGGTCGCAAGCCGAAGGTGGTGTTCACCGAGGCTGCTGGGCAGATCGCCGGTCAGCTCGGTCAGGTGGTGGAGTTGACCGATCCGGAGGTCTCCGAGGAGTGGGTGGTGGTCCGGTTCGGCCGCGACGAGTTGCCGTTCTCCCCGACCGACCTGGCGATCGCGCCGAAGGGTGCGACGGGGCGGCGGGCGCCGGCCCGGTCCGAGCCGGAGCCGGTCGCCGAACCAGAGTTCAAGATTGTCCGGGAGCCGGTTCCGGTACCCCGCAAGGAGGCAGCAGTGACCGCAGTGGACACGCCCCCGGCCAGCCCGGCGGGCGGCGAGGGCGAGCCGAAGCCGGTCCGGCGGGCGGCCAAGGCGACGAAACCGAAGGGTCCGGCCGGCCTGACGGTGACGTTGACGTACGCCGACGGCGAGTGGACGCTGGCGGCGGCTCAGGGTACGAAGTCGCTGGCCAAGCCGTACATGATCAAGCCGGCCGAGGCGTTGAAGATGATCGCGCTGATCGACGTACCCGGGGTGCACGAGGCGGTCGAGCAGATCATGGCGGTGGAGCGGCGGGAGGCCGAGCAGCAGGCGGAGAAGCTGCGGGCCGAGCTGGCGGAGATCGAGGCGCGGCTGGCGGAACTGCGCGACGCGGGCTGAGCCGCGCCCCGGGCCGGGGTGCGGAGCCGGCCGCGGCTGCGGGCCGGGCCGCCGGCCGCGATCCGGCGAGGGGCGCGGGGGCGGATCGTCGCCGGTCCGGTGCGGCGGGTCGCCCGGGACCGGGCGGGTTGGTACGCTCGGCCCGGACCGTGACTGGCGTGCTCGGGATGGGGTCAACCATCGGGAAGCGGTCCCGTCGAGTGACGTGTGCCGTGCGCCTGGGCCGATTTTCCCGCCCAGGAGGTTCGCATGGCAGATCAGCTGTCCCAGCCCGTTGCCCAGCCCGGTTCGGCACAGGTGTCCCCGCTCGGCACCAAGTCGGTCGCGTTCCGCGCGGCGCTCGACGTGGTGCGTGCGGTGGAGCCCCGGATCGCCGACGCGATCGGTACGCCTCCCCGGCGGTACTGCTGGCGATGGGCAACTGGTTCAGCGACAAGTACGCCGAGGGCACGGTCGGGCGCCGGTTCTACGCCGGCTGCCGCAACGTCGACACGGTGGAGTCGGTGGCGGCCGAACATGCCCGGGAGCTGTTCGGGGCGGCGCACGCGTACGTGCAGCCGCACTCCGGGATCGACGCGAACCTGGTGGCGTTCTGGGCGGTGCTCGCCGACCGGGTGGAGGCGCCGGCCCTGCGCCGGGCCGGGGTCCGGCAGGTCAACGAGCTGACCGAGGCCGACTGGGCGGTGCTCCGGCGGGAGCTGGGCGACCAGCGGATGCTGGGCATGTCGTTGGACGCGGGCGGGCACCTGACGCACGGGTTCCGGCCGAACATCTCCGGCAAGATGTTCGACCAGCGCAGTTACGGCACCGACCCGGGTTGCTGGACTACGCCGAGGTGCGCCGGATCGCCCACCAGTTCCGGCCGCTGATCCTGATGGCCGGCTACAGAGGTTGAAAGGCTGACGTCCTTCGACGTGTTCGCGTGATCTGCGTCGATGGTTTGGGTAGGTCGGGGTGATGAGGTATCCGGCTGGTGGTGGCATGAACGCGGCAGCCCGGGTCCGGCGTGAGAAGGTCCGGATCCAGGCCGCGACGATGTTCGAGGAGTCCAAAACGACGACGAAGATCGCTTCTGAACTGCGGGTTTCCGAGAAGTCCGTCCGTGAGTGGCGACGTAGGTGGGTAGCCGGCGGAACGAACGCCCTGGCATCGACCGGGCCGGGCGGCTCGGACTGCAAACTCTCCGCCGAGCAGCGCAAAGAACTCACGGAGATGCTCGATGAAGGTCCTCTGGCCCACGGCTGGCCCGACGCCCGGTGGACGCTGGCCCGGGTCGCCGAGGTCATCGAACGCCGTTTCGCGGTCGGCTACACCCTGCGCGGGGTGTCCTATCTACTGCACCGCCTGGGCTACAGCCAGCAGGTCCCGACCCGTCGGGCGGTCGAACGTGACCCGGAGGCGATCGCGACCTGGCACCGTAGGCGGTGGCCGTCGGTAAGAGATTAGCCGCAGCCCGCGGCGCCTGGATCTGCTTCCAGGACGAGGCAGGACAGGTCCTCCGCCCACCGGTGAGCAGGACCTGGGCCCGACGCGGACACACACCCGTCGTCAAGGTGTCCGGCAAGGGCTCCGGCCGGATCTCGATCGCCGGCCTGGTCTGCCTCAAGCCCGGACAACGAGGCCGGCTCATGTGGCGCACCCGGCTACACCGAGGCCGCGCCGGCGAACGCGGCAGCTTCAGCAAGGACGACTACATCGCCTTCCTCGACCAGGCCCACCGACGCCTCCAGGCGCCGATCGTGCTGATCTGGGACAACCTCAACGTGCACGTCAGCCGCCGCATGCACGCCCTGATCGCCGCCCGGACCTGGCTGACCGTGATCCGGCTACCCGCCTACGCACCCGACCTCAACCCCACCGAGGGTGTCTGGCGCTGGATGAAACGCGGCCTGACCAACATCGCCGCCAACGGCGTCGACCACCTCGCCGACCTGGTCAGACAACGACTACGAGCCTGCCAGCACCAGACCGATCTCCTCGCCGGCTTCTTCGCCAACACCGGCATGACCCTCGACCCCGAACCACCGTGACGACCCGAACGTCAGCCTTTCAAGCTCTGTATTCGGCGTATCCGCGGCGGGTGAACTTCCGGCTGATGCGGGAGATCGCCGACGAGGTCGGCGCGACGCTGATGGTCGACATGGCGCACTTCGCCGGCCTGGTCGCCGGGAAGGTGTTCGCCGGTGACTTCGACCCGGTGCCGCACGCCCACCTGGTGACGTCGACGACGCACAAGTCGCTGCGGGGTCCGCGCGGCGGAATGGTGTTGTGCGGGCCGGAGCTGGCCGGCCAGGTCGACCGGGGCTGCCCGATGGTGCTCGGTGGACCGCTGCCGCACGTGATGGCGGGCAAGGCGGTCGCGTTGGCGGAGGCCCGGCGGCCGGAGTTCGCCGCGTACGCGGAACAGGTGTTGACGGCCCTTGACGCCTGATCTTGTAAAAAACGGCGGTAGCTGACCGCATTTCTCTTGCCCGGCGACGACCCTCACCGGCTGCTGGCCGAGGACGACTTGGAATCAGGATTGGACGGTGGTGTCAGGTGTCAGCCAGCCCCGGGCCGGTTTGGTGAGCCTGAGCCCTCTGTGTCGTTGTCCGCAGGTCAGGAGTAGTCGGTCATCTGGCGTTGTCTTGGAGCGGCAGGTGCCGGTACACGCTGGCTCGGGAGACGCCGAGGGCCTTGGCGATCTGGGTGGGGCTTTCCCCGTTGGCGTGGCGGGCTCGGGCGGCGGCCAGCTTGTCTGGGTCCATGACGATGGGTCGGCCACCGGTGCGGCCTTGGGCGCGGGCGGCGGCCAGGCCGGCCACGGTCCGTTGGTGGATCATGTGTCGTTCGAGTTCGGCGAAGGCGGCCATCATGGTGAAGAAGAACTTGCCTTCCCCGGTGGGGTGGTAGCTGCCGGCGAGTGTGCCGGTGAGGATGCGCACGCCGATGCCGCGTTCGTGTAGGTCCTCGGCGATGGTCAGGACGTCTTTGACCGAGCGGCCGAGGCGGTCGAGTTTCCAGACGCATAGCGTGTCGCCGGGTCGGAGGTAGTCCAGTGCCGCGGCGAGGCCGGGGCGGTCGGTGGCGCGGGTGGAGATTTTCTCCTCGAAGATGCGGCCGCAGCCGGCCTCGGAGAGGGCGTCGCGTTGGAGTTGGAGGTCTTGGCCGTCGGTGGACACGCGGGCCAGGCCGACAAGGTTGTGATGGGTGCTCGCTACGGCGGTTACTGTCGCAGAACCCGTCTCACAAGTCCAGTGTCACGACCGATGTTGTGAGACGGGTTGTGGACGCAGTTTCGGTGGTCTTGGTGATCGCCGGGCGACCGTCTCAAATTCCTTCGTTTCTGGCCAAGATCAGGTTGACGTCTCGGCGCTGCAGGCCAAGACCCGATCAAGATCGGGCCACTGAACGGGCCTCGGACACACACGGAGAGTCGCCAGCTTCGACAGCGGGTTACGAGCGGATTGCGGCAGATGTGCGCGCCTGACCTCGGTTGACGAGTGCCTGCATTGGAAGATGTACCGTGCGTCGGCGAGTAGCCGTGTCAGCCGGGGAGGGCCCCCAGTCCAGCGAGTAACTCGTCTTTTTCCCGGGGTGACAGTGCCTCGTAGATGGGTTCGTCTCGCCGGTTGGTTTCGTCCTCGATGGTCTGCCGCCGCGGGTCGTTCGGGGGCATCGCCTGCAACTGGGCGAGAGTGAGTCCGGCTGCGGTCCAGGCCGCTCGGTGCGCGTCACCCCGGTGATGGCGCAGCGCGCCGAGCCGCGAGGTCAGACGCAGCGGGGCAGAGGCGTTCGCTGGCTCGTGCACCGGAGCCATCGCTCGAAAGGCCGGGCCACCGGTTGCGCGGCCCGCTTTCAGGAGACGACCAACGAGGTCTGCTAGCCGGGGAACCACGGCCAGGCCGGGCATCGTATCGATCAGCTTTCGATCCCAGAATTCCGCGGCCCAGTCCCCGTAGGCACGCTGCACCGCCAGCGCGACATCTCGGCCGCGCTCGGTCAGCCGCCAGGCGCCGTTGGCATCGACCTCTGCTATGCCCTGTTCGAGCTCGTCGGTCATGTCGGACCCGGAGTAGGTGGTTGCCGCTGCGAAACTGTCAGCGGCCATGGGCCTGGCCAGCAACCCGAAGTAGAAACTGCTCTCAAAACCGGGCCGAACCTGATACTGGTCGTAGACCGCCTGTATGCGCTCTCGCCCGGTACTCCGAACCCCTACGTACACCCGGTCGATCACCGGCCGGATCAGCGCCGCGTAACTCATGCCACCTCGGTCCTGCTCGTAGCGATCGAAAGCCCGAGAGTAGATCATCGACGCGCACCACCGACCCGGGTTCCACAGATAATCGGGGTCCTGTGACACGTCCGCCGGTCCTCTCGCTGGTCAGAGCGTTGCGGTCTAGTGGAAAGTCCGAAAATCCCTAGTGACACGGTTGGCGTGATCATCTGTTGTGACGTGGGACTTCCTTTTGATCTACTAGCGGCCGGATCGCTAGGGTCGCTGATCGTGTATGTGAAGCGTTCGACCCGGCGGATGGCGGACGGTCAGGCGGTGGGCTGTCTGCAACTGGCCCACAACGAGTGGGACCCGGTGGCGAAGGTGTCGCGGACGAAGGTGCTGTACTCCTTCGGCCGAGAGGACCAGTTGGACGTCGCGGGGATCCGGCGGCTGGTCGCGGCGCTGTGCCGGCTGTTGGAGCCGGGCCAGGCGTTGGCGGCGACCACCTCGGCGGACCTGCGGTTCATCGACTCCCGCGCGTTGGGCGGGGCGTACGCGTTGGACGGACTGTGGCGTGCTCTAGGGGTCGACGCGGCGGTGCGGCGGCTGCTGACCGACACGCGGATGGAGCCGCGGGTTGAGCGGATCTTGTTCGCGCTCGTGGCCAACCGCGCCCTCGCACCGTCGTCCAAGCTGGCCGCGACCCGCTGGATCGAGCACGACGTGGTGATCGACGGCCTGGACCTGCCCGTGGTCGACGAGTCCTGCTACCGGGCGATGGACTGGCTGATCAACGCCGAGCCGGTACTGGGGCGGATCGTGTTCGACAACACCGCCGACCTGCTGAACCTGGAGGTGGACCTGCTGTTCTTCGACACCACCTCCACCTACTTCGAGACCGCCGACGCCGACGTGCCGGTGGCCCGCGACGAGCGGGGCATGCCGGTCGGCGACGGCGAACCGGCGGTGAAGGAGACCGGGTTCCGGACCTGGGGCAAGTCGAAGGACTCCCGGGGCGACCTGCCGC is from Micromonospora sp. WMMD1102 and encodes:
- a CDS encoding tyrosine-type recombinase/integrase, with translation MQDKEDFLLLPLVEQFLISRATRKPSPHTLAAYRRDLLAVARLVADGLATPLPLPALPVSALTARSLRAAFARFAAPRAAASIYRAWSTWNGFFDFLVAEQVLGGNPMPAVDKPRVPPAPPKPLRGERTPEQLLDGVARPDRRQRDPWPERDLAVLALALCAGLRLAELLALRTGSLVGRDGERRIEVTGKGSRSRLIPVEPELDRVVVDYLESRRRRFGARTVGPDSVLLVDRQGAPLRRGGLQYLVESCYRRAGITDRVPPGARLHALRHTFATRLAEDGASAPEIMRLLGHASLATSQSYIEVTAEQERAAVRANRTNRSLGRLLSSRTA
- a CDS encoding class I SAM-dependent methyltransferase yields the protein MAETFFDEWIAQRYETLWPELFDPAVVDPAVDFLAELAGTGPALEFGVGTGRLAVPLTRRGVPVHGIELSRAMVDQLRSHPGGGDVGVTVGDLATARVDATFRVVYLVRNTITNLTSQDEQVAAFGNAARHLEPSGCFVVENYIPGIRQLPPGETVRVFTATPTHLGFEEYDLTAQLAYSRHYWVLDERLRTFSSPHRYVWPAELDLMARLAGLRLVGRWSDWHRTPFTGESRAHVSVWQKSPHDRPDDSRAPLE
- a CDS encoding SRPBCC domain-containing protein translates to MEFGTIEREIHVDAAPEVVFDVVSSPEHLREWWPDEAEYPAVPGGAGRIGFGDFSPDGTWVQFAVVDAVPPRLFSFRWTHDEGQRAVPGNSLLVVFELEPADGGTRLRMTESGFRERGWDEAKAAAEYADHVTGWDFYLPRLPVYAARVGAGARR
- a CDS encoding winged helix-turn-helix domain-containing protein; translation: MRVDDDLWSAVGDPIRRRMLDLLLSAGGGTATSLSERLPVTRQAVAKHLVVLDRVGLVRASTVGRERQFRVDQAQLARAVAQLAEVGTAWDARLRRIRRIAEAVQRDRDPDGDGTADGDRSAEGG
- a CDS encoding excinuclease ABC subunit UvrA codes for the protein MATETGASAPYAADSHDLIRVQGARENNLKDVDVEIPKRRLTVFTGVSGSGKSSLVFGTIAAESQRLINETYSAFLQGFMPSLSRPEVDLLDGLTTAIIVDQERMGANPRSTVGTATDANAMLRILFSRLGDPHIGSPNAYSFNVPSVKASGAITVERGAGKTKTEKATFTRLGGMCPRCEGMGSVTDFDLTALYDDSLSLNEGALTIPGYSMDGWYGRIYRGCGFFDPDKPISKYTKRELHDLLHKEPTKIKVDGINLTYEGLIPKIQKSFLSKDVDALQPHIRAFVDRAITFTTCPECAGTRLSKEARSSKIKGKNIADVCAMQISDLADWIRDLDEPSVAPLLAGLQHLLDSFAEIGLGYLSLDRPSGTLSGGEAQRTKMIRHLGSALTDVTYVFDEPTIGLHPHDIQRMNDLLLRLRDKGNTVLVVEHKPETIAIADHVVDLGPGAGTNGGTVCFEGTVDGLRRSDTVTGRHLDDRATLKKTVRTPTGKLEIRGAATHNLRDVDVDIPTGVLCVVTGVAGSGKSSLIHGSVAGRDGVISIDQVAIRGSRRSNPATYTGLLDPIRKAFAKTNGVKPALFSANSEGACPTCNGAGVIYTDLGVMATVESTCEECEGRRFQASVLEYTLGGRNIAEVLAMSVTEAEEFFGTGDAKTPAAHSILDRLADVGLGYLSLGQPLTTLSGGERQRLKLATHMGSKGGTYILDEPTTGLHLADVEQLLGLLDRLVDSGKSVIVIEHHQAVMAHADWIVDLGPGAGHDGGQVVFEGTPADLVAARTTLTGQHLAAYVGR
- a CDS encoding VOC family protein, whose amino-acid sequence is MDITIHSAFLPQTDPDAALGFYRDVLGFEVRNDVGYSGMRWITVGPVEQPGTSIVLHPPAADPGITDDERRTILELIAKGTYTAITLATHDLDGVFDRLQASGADVVQEPTDQPYGIRDCAFRDPTGNLIRINQIG
- a CDS encoding helix-turn-helix transcriptional regulator; amino-acid sequence: MTSTSAEQHLRHLARLRRVRDRIDREHARPLDVEALARGVNMSAGHLSRQFRQAYGESPYSYLMTRRIERAMALLRRGDLSVTEVCFTVGCSSLGTFSTRFTELVGMPPSTYRARVADGTGELPSCLAKQVTRPIRNREAGPVRPQLA